One stretch of Dissulfurimicrobium hydrothermale DNA includes these proteins:
- a CDS encoding radical SAM protein, translating to MRLSSDDLSERVKELKSLLESCTLCPRQCRVNRLKGETGFCKTGNKAVVAGYGPHFGEERCLVGKGGSGTIFFSWCNLRCIYCQNYEISWLGQGDPVNPDDIALIIMTLKASGCENINLVTPTHVLPFWVEALQMISKETDLDLPIIYNTSGYENVNVLRLLDGIVDIYMPDFKYWNRLAANRFSQCKDYPKITKEAIKEMHRQVGDLVFDKNGTAKKGLLVRHLVLPGGLSDTMEIVEFIAQEISSNTYMNIMDQYRPCGPGHLPPPMNRRITDHEYNQALRAAGSAGLQRLEGRLI from the coding sequence ATGAGGCTCTCTTCTGACGATTTATCGGAAAGGGTCAAGGAGCTGAAGTCCTTACTTGAATCCTGCACCCTCTGTCCCAGACAGTGCAGAGTAAACCGCCTGAAGGGTGAAACAGGGTTTTGCAAGACAGGCAACAAGGCCGTCGTTGCCGGCTATGGGCCGCATTTCGGTGAAGAGCGTTGCCTTGTTGGAAAAGGTGGTTCTGGTACCATATTTTTTTCCTGGTGCAATCTCCGATGTATTTACTGCCAAAACTACGAGATCAGCTGGTTGGGCCAGGGAGATCCTGTTAATCCAGACGATATCGCCTTGATCATCATGACCCTCAAAGCCTCTGGATGCGAAAACATAAACCTCGTCACCCCAACCCACGTACTGCCCTTTTGGGTCGAGGCATTGCAGATGATTTCAAAGGAAACTGACCTTGATCTGCCGATTATCTATAATACGAGCGGCTATGAAAATGTAAATGTACTGAGGCTTTTAGACGGTATAGTGGATATTTATATGCCTGACTTCAAGTATTGGAATAGATTAGCCGCAAATCGATTCAGCCAGTGCAAGGACTATCCGAAGATAACCAAGGAGGCCATCAAAGAGATGCATAGGCAGGTGGGTGACCTGGTGTTTGATAAAAATGGCACTGCAAAAAAGGGGCTTTTAGTACGGCACCTCGTCCTTCCAGGCGGTCTTTCCGACACAATGGAGATTGTAGAGTTTATCGCGCAAGAAATTTCTTCAAATACATACATGAACATCATGGACCAGTACAGGCCATGCGGCCCAGGCCACCTGCCTCCGCCCATGAACAGACGCATAACAGACCATGAGTACAACCAGGCCCTCAGGGCCGCCGGATCCGCCGGTCTCCAGCGCCTGGAGGGCCGCCTCATCTGA
- a CDS encoding efflux RND transporter periplasmic adaptor subunit — MTTRVRPIGNYVGRFFLFGAASIFLLLSLTGCADQDQKSRRKPVSAVSAQTYEVTEASMPDMEVFSGRTKAKIQAVLASNTSGFVREVRVREGDVVKKGDLLLTIDDTRARSEIESAMAEKAAMVSQKAAVMADLAYAKANFERLERLKKEDAATQEEFDRALARFKALENQASALDANIRRIEANLNEARNQLSYVSLVSPVNGLIVEKTVDPGSYVNPGTPLLKIDAVDSGYWFDADIDEALLARTKPGDNVYLSIPSAHISEAAKITRVVPYVNPLTHTFNIKIDLKKQPDHDLIKSGLYGKVILLKGHIKCLVVPEKALVTRGGMTAVYTVGRDRIVHWRVVKTGRKWIYEDGTWMPYPGSGQGRHGDVFVEILSGVNPKDTVVVSNLDMVQEGVRLE; from the coding sequence ATGACGACGAGAGTTAGACCTATAGGTAATTATGTGGGCAGATTTTTTCTTTTTGGCGCGGCATCTATCTTTTTATTGCTTTCTCTGACCGGTTGCGCCGATCAAGATCAAAAATCGAGAAGAAAACCTGTCTCTGCGGTCAGCGCTCAGACCTATGAGGTCACAGAGGCCTCCATGCCTGATATGGAGGTCTTTTCAGGCAGAACGAAGGCCAAAATACAGGCCGTATTGGCATCAAATACCTCAGGATTTGTCCGCGAGGTCAGGGTGCGCGAGGGCGATGTGGTCAAGAAGGGTGATCTGCTCTTGACTATAGATGATACAAGGGCAAGGTCGGAGATAGAATCCGCAATGGCTGAAAAGGCGGCGATGGTCAGTCAAAAGGCAGCGGTCATGGCGGATCTCGCATATGCAAAGGCCAATTTTGAGCGCCTTGAACGACTCAAAAAAGAGGATGCCGCAACCCAGGAGGAATTTGACCGGGCCCTCGCCCGATTCAAGGCCCTGGAGAACCAAGCCTCCGCCCTTGATGCAAACATAAGACGCATTGAAGCCAACTTGAATGAAGCAAGAAACCAGCTCTCATACGTCTCCCTCGTCTCGCCTGTAAACGGCCTGATAGTGGAAAAGACGGTCGATCCAGGAAGCTATGTAAATCCGGGCACACCCCTTTTAAAAATTGACGCCGTAGACAGCGGATACTGGTTTGATGCCGACATAGACGAGGCCCTTCTTGCAAGGACCAAGCCCGGCGACAATGTATATCTGTCCATCCCATCAGCGCACATCAGCGAAGCCGCAAAAATAACCCGAGTCGTGCCTTATGTAAATCCACTAACCCATACGTTTAATATAAAGATAGACCTCAAAAAACAGCCAGACCATGACCTGATAAAAAGCGGCCTCTATGGAAAAGTCATTCTGTTGAAAGGCCACATAAAATGTCTTGTAGTCCCTGAAAAGGCCCTGGTCACAAGGGGTGGAATGACGGCCGTATATACTGTAGGCAGAGACCGAATAGTCCACTGGAGGGTAGTAAAGACCGGTAGAAAGTGGATATATGAAGATGGCACGTGGATGCCGTATCCTGGGTCCGGCCAAGGTCGGCATGGGGATGTCTTTGTCGAGATACTGAGCGGGGTAAACCCGAAGGATACGGTGGTGGTTTCAAACCTAGACATGGTACAGGAGGGTGTACGCCTTGAATAG
- a CDS encoding tetratricopeptide repeat protein, giving the protein MDAVTYPDAKVSGFLMENMIPLRILFDTVPLSMDFNIKWTPTLITLDAAGKEHHRIVGFVGPDEFIPSMLLGIGKTYLETDRFDKAIASFEKVITEHPNSPSVPEAVYMAGVARFKGTHNPRPLKEAYEMLNVRFPGSEWTKRAYPYRLL; this is encoded by the coding sequence ATGGATGCGGTTACGTATCCTGATGCAAAGGTCAGTGGATTTTTAATGGAAAATATGATTCCGTTGAGGATTCTTTTTGATACAGTACCTTTGTCTATGGACTTTAATATCAAATGGACTCCCACCTTAATAACCCTTGATGCCGCCGGGAAAGAACACCACAGGATAGTCGGATTTGTCGGACCGGATGAATTCATTCCATCGATGCTCCTCGGGATAGGCAAGACATATCTAGAGACGGACAGATTTGACAAGGCAATAGCAAGTTTTGAAAAGGTGATAACCGAACATCCCAATTCACCTTCAGTGCCTGAGGCTGTTTATATGGCAGGGGTTGCCCGTTTTAAGGGTACTCATAATCCGAGGCCGTTGAAGGAGGCTTACGAGATGTTGAACGTCCGTTTTCCTGGAAGCGAATGGACGAAACGGGCTTATCCATACAGATTGCTTTAA
- a CDS encoding YcbK family protein, producing the protein MEQGIRDVWRSSPRRMKNADLAMQLSRRRFLKVGAFVAMALLSPTRVMARIGPFKGTEKTLSFYNLHTEESLHKTYFSKGRYIPKVLSDINYILRDFRAGDVRPIDVKLLDLLYDIKCRLGTKDPFLVISGYRSPATNRYLREHSSGVACKSMHMFGKAIDIRLPSIALETLHKVAVALRRGGVGYYPESNFVHVDVGNVRYW; encoded by the coding sequence ATGGAGCAGGGGATAAGAGATGTATGGAGATCGTCTCCAAGAAGGATGAAAAATGCGGACCTTGCGATGCAGCTCAGCAGAAGGAGGTTTTTAAAGGTGGGCGCATTTGTAGCCATGGCGCTTTTGTCTCCCACAAGGGTTATGGCAAGGATCGGCCCTTTCAAGGGGACTGAAAAGACCTTGTCTTTTTATAACCTCCATACAGAAGAAAGCCTGCATAAGACATATTTTTCAAAGGGCAGATATATCCCAAAGGTCCTTTCGGACATCAATTATATATTGCGCGATTTCCGCGCCGGGGATGTGCGTCCTATTGATGTAAAGCTTTTGGATCTGCTTTATGACATAAAGTGCAGGCTCGGCACAAAAGACCCGTTTCTGGTCATCTCGGGCTACCGTTCCCCTGCTACAAATCGCTATCTTAGAGAACATAGTAGCGGCGTAGCGTGCAAGAGTATGCATATGTTCGGAAAGGCCATTGATATAAGACTCCCCTCGATCGCACTCGAGACTTTACACAAGGTCGCCGTAGCATTAAGGCGTGGAGGGGTGGGTTACTATCCCGAATCCAATTTTGTCCATGTAGATGTCGGAAATGTCAGGTACTGGTAA
- a CDS encoding S8 family serine peptidase: MNYYQIRLFLSLLLIFFCTGTALANDGVSPKIDPFLQNELNNRTASESIEVILVLDRDPLAQMPEDLVREMKDRIEGLGGSVSNYAFNNIKATVPVDKISEIAKWPEIKVIKLPTRPHVSSMSEGVGVIGADRWQNSGLLGQGVKVGIIDAGFKGWESAGLTRYYPLKVFGGDENSDTHGAECAALVHDVAPGAMLYLANIGNVDTDLYNAYSWLKSQGVEVISFSMGIDWWWLLSGQIDQQTVDQLHSIVEQAHNDGITWVNAAGNEAQQVWLGQANLDQYNYVNFTSGWEVNPFILSKHSDSSPSSGQALVRLIWFNPSANYDLNIYRWNGQNWDIVAHSVSVGTGLKLCQFQGNRYDIYAAAIKGGWGSSSQDWVGLILDSLDDLQPSFDPSFGGVYTRTYSIDYPADDPAVLTVGAVPYNNPYQTEEFSSCGPTLSGGAKPDIVAPDCVTTWFGGNFCGTSAAAPYAAGAVALLKQAHPEWGPDQIKSMLKATAYDIAPAGWDYCSGAGLMQLGGLLGR; encoded by the coding sequence GTGAATTATTATCAAATTCGTTTATTTTTATCTCTTCTCCTGATCTTTTTCTGCACAGGGACTGCCCTTGCAAATGACGGTGTCAGCCCGAAGATCGACCCCTTCCTGCAGAATGAGCTGAACAACAGGACCGCATCAGAGTCCATTGAGGTCATACTGGTACTGGACAGGGACCCTTTGGCCCAGATGCCCGAAGACCTTGTAAGGGAAATGAAAGATCGGATAGAAGGGCTCGGGGGCAGCGTCAGTAACTATGCATTCAATAATATCAAGGCAACAGTACCTGTTGACAAGATCTCAGAGATCGCAAAATGGCCTGAGATAAAGGTCATAAAACTGCCCACAAGGCCCCATGTAAGCAGCATGTCAGAGGGGGTGGGCGTGATAGGGGCCGATCGCTGGCAAAACAGCGGCCTTCTGGGACAAGGGGTCAAGGTGGGGATTATTGATGCGGGCTTCAAAGGCTGGGAAAGCGCCGGTCTTACCCGGTATTATCCATTAAAGGTATTTGGCGGGGATGAGAACTCCGACACTCATGGCGCCGAATGCGCGGCCTTGGTCCATGATGTCGCACCTGGCGCCATGCTGTACCTGGCCAACATAGGAAACGTAGACACAGACCTGTATAACGCCTATAGCTGGCTGAAATCCCAGGGCGTGGAGGTGATAAGCTTTTCCATGGGAATTGATTGGTGGTGGCTGCTTTCCGGACAGATAGATCAACAGACCGTGGATCAATTACATTCTATCGTTGAGCAGGCGCATAACGATGGTATTACATGGGTTAATGCTGCTGGCAACGAGGCCCAACAGGTATGGCTGGGGCAGGCAAATCTTGATCAATACAACTATGTAAACTTTACAAGCGGCTGGGAAGTAAACCCGTTTATCTTATCTAAACATAGTGATTCAAGCCCATCCAGCGGCCAGGCCCTTGTGCGGCTTATATGGTTTAATCCCAGCGCCAACTATGACCTGAATATCTACAGATGGAATGGACAAAATTGGGATATAGTGGCGCATTCCGTTTCTGTCGGCACAGGATTAAAACTGTGTCAGTTCCAGGGGAACAGATATGATATATATGCCGCAGCGATAAAAGGCGGTTGGGGAAGCTCAAGCCAGGATTGGGTAGGTCTGATCCTGGATTCACTGGATGACCTGCAGCCATCGTTTGATCCATCGTTTGGTGGTGTTTACACCCGCACCTATTCGATCGATTATCCTGCAGACGACCCGGCCGTCTTGACCGTGGGCGCAGTCCCTTATAACAATCCGTATCAAACAGAGGAATTCAGCTCATGCGGACCCACACTTTCTGGTGGGGCCAAGCCGGATATAGTCGCACCGGATTGTGTCACCACCTGGTTCGGCGGAAATTTTTGCGGGACATCCGCCGCAGCCCCTTATGCCGCGGGTGCTGTTGCGCTCCTGAAGCAGGCCCATCCTGAATGGGGGCCCGATCAGATCAAGTCCATGCTCAAGGCAACGGCCTATGACATAGCCCCTGCCGGTTGGGATTATTGTTCAGGGGCCGGGCTTATGCAGCTCGGAGGGCTGCTGGGGCGTTGA
- a CDS encoding L,D-transpeptidase family protein, with product MINIITPFFVGILIMLGAPVYAVSFGLYWGPDSNKGFTILENVPYQKLLHEFYHYRDIAAAGGWPFIPSGPALRPGDRDKRISILRARLAISGDLVQDGRHYKEAGDSELFDKGLREAVVRFQMRHGLEPDGVVGRNTLDELNVAVEDRIRQIRVNLERFRLFLGLIEDRYIVINIPDFELRLIEGGKTVMRMKIIVGRSDRQTPVFSSEITSIVVNPYWRVPYSIAVKDILPKIQKHPDYLDKKHIKVINTSDDSIVDVFADKIDWKKVSERNFSYKLRQDPGADNALGRLKFNISNRYDIYLHDTPAQGLFKRTRRDFSSGCIRLERPLELALYLLSDHTAWTREKLLDLIKAGKTITIRLKKPIPVHIEYFTAWVADDGVLNFRRDIYGRDAMSDSVSRK from the coding sequence ATGATCAATATTATTACACCTTTTTTCGTCGGCATACTTATTATGCTTGGTGCGCCTGTTTATGCCGTTTCCTTCGGATTATATTGGGGCCCAGACAGCAATAAGGGATTCACTATCCTTGAAAACGTGCCATATCAGAAACTTCTTCATGAATTCTACCACTACAGGGACATTGCCGCTGCAGGAGGCTGGCCTTTTATCCCGTCCGGGCCTGCTCTTAGGCCTGGAGACAGGGACAAGCGTATATCAATTTTGAGGGCAAGACTTGCCATATCGGGAGATCTTGTCCAAGATGGGCGACATTATAAAGAAGCCGGCGACAGTGAATTGTTCGACAAGGGTCTTCGTGAGGCCGTTGTAAGGTTCCAGATGAGACATGGTCTTGAACCTGATGGGGTGGTGGGCCGTAACACGCTGGATGAATTGAATGTCGCAGTGGAAGATAGGATACGGCAGATAAGGGTGAATCTTGAGAGATTTCGTTTATTTCTTGGTTTAATTGAAGACCGTTATATCGTTATCAATATACCAGATTTTGAATTGAGATTGATCGAAGGCGGCAAGACCGTCATGAGGATGAAGATAATAGTGGGGAGGAGCGATCGGCAGACGCCGGTTTTCAGCTCTGAAATCACGTCTATTGTCGTAAATCCGTATTGGCGTGTGCCTTATTCCATAGCCGTAAAGGATATCCTGCCCAAGATCCAAAAGCATCCAGATTATCTTGACAAGAAGCATATAAAAGTCATAAATACGTCTGATGATAGTATAGTAGATGTTTTTGCCGATAAGATAGATTGGAAAAAGGTCTCCGAGAGGAATTTTAGTTATAAGCTGAGGCAGGATCCTGGCGCCGACAACGCCCTCGGCAGGTTGAAATTTAATATATCCAATCGATACGATATATATCTGCACGATACGCCTGCACAGGGTCTTTTTAAAAGGACGAGGAGGGATTTCAGTTCAGGCTGTATCCGTCTTGAGCGGCCGCTGGAACTTGCCTTATATTTATTAAGTGATCATACTGCCTGGACGCGCGAAAAGCTGCTTGACCTCATAAAGGCCGGCAAAACAATAACTATAAGGCTCAAGAAGCCGATCCCTGTTCATATAGAGTATTTTACGGCATGGGTTGCTGACGATGGAGTTCTAAATTTCAGACGAGATATCTATGGGCGTGATGCAATGTCTGACAGTGTTTCTAGAAAATGA
- a CDS encoding TolC family protein: MSFSKEDILLLRPLRNHSSFMTSKGFLLRLCLYCFAAAIVLSQPRLSAAQEQAAEKLTLSKAVELAMSNNPLLKGASASLEASQANRSASLSAFFPTLNFYEDLERTNNPPMVFTYKLAQERFTSRDFDIDRLNNPTPITNWQGRFVLTQPIFNQGREIIGYRLSKVQEQIAALEKTKIRQEVSFQVEKAYYQAILAEKTLDVMTASVETAKAMEGLAAKREKAGLALKSDLLSARVHLVSAERERLRAEGDVKIAMAALDKAMGISQDREWELEPPQTNTDLASRGLEAWLEIARRKRPESLLSKKMVQAAGLKTKEAEFQFLPSLNLQGSYETNSRDLLGTDGDSWSIMAVMSFNIFNGLGDRARLAAASAEERRTRYKDQDINAQIGLEVRQAYFNLITAKKQLDVTEKAVAQAEETLRILKKRYENGLALMVEVLSAETALKQTRLQAAQARYDYMTAMSDLKLKTGVLGNDDES; this comes from the coding sequence ATGTCTTTTTCAAAGGAAGACATTCTCCTTTTAAGACCTTTGCGCAACCATTCATCATTCATGACCAGCAAGGGTTTTCTTTTAAGACTGTGTCTTTATTGCTTTGCTGCGGCAATTGTACTCTCACAGCCTCGTCTCTCTGCCGCACAGGAACAGGCTGCGGAAAAGCTTACCCTTTCAAAGGCGGTCGAGTTGGCCATGTCCAACAACCCACTTCTAAAAGGCGCTAGTGCCTCCCTGGAGGCGTCGCAGGCGAATAGATCGGCAAGTCTGAGCGCCTTCTTTCCAACCTTAAATTTCTATGAAGACCTTGAAAGGACCAACAATCCGCCGATGGTCTTTACCTATAAACTTGCGCAGGAACGCTTTACATCCCGGGATTTTGATATAGACAGGCTTAACAATCCTACGCCGATAACTAATTGGCAAGGCCGCTTCGTATTGACACAGCCGATATTCAACCAAGGTAGGGAGATCATCGGATATCGCTTGTCCAAGGTCCAGGAACAGATAGCAGCCCTAGAAAAGACCAAGATAAGGCAAGAGGTCTCTTTTCAGGTGGAAAAGGCCTATTATCAGGCCATCCTTGCCGAGAAGACCCTGGATGTCATGACAGCATCGGTCGAGACCGCCAAGGCCATGGAAGGACTTGCGGCAAAAAGAGAAAAGGCCGGCCTTGCCCTGAAATCAGATCTACTGTCCGCAAGGGTGCATCTCGTCTCTGCCGAACGCGAGAGACTAAGGGCGGAGGGAGATGTCAAGATTGCGATGGCCGCGTTGGATAAGGCCATGGGGATATCGCAAGACCGCGAATGGGAACTTGAACCTCCTCAGACAAATACAGACCTGGCATCCAGGGGTTTGGAGGCCTGGCTTGAGATCGCCCGCAGGAAACGGCCTGAATCGCTCCTTTCAAAAAAAATGGTCCAGGCGGCAGGCCTCAAGACCAAAGAGGCTGAGTTTCAGTTTTTGCCGTCATTAAATCTCCAAGGATCATATGAAACAAATAGCAGGGATCTCCTTGGAACAGATGGAGATTCGTGGAGTATAATGGCTGTGATGTCCTTCAATATATTTAATGGTCTGGGAGACAGGGCAAGGCTTGCAGCCGCCAGTGCCGAGGAACGGCGCACCAGATATAAAGATCAAGACATAAACGCCCAGATCGGCCTTGAGGTAAGGCAGGCGTATTTCAATCTTATAACCGCCAAAAAACAGCTTGATGTAACGGAAAAAGCAGTCGCACAGGCTGAAGAAACCTTAAGAATACTTAAAAAACGCTATGAAAACGGATTGGCCTTGATGGTGGAGGTGTTGAGCGCCGAGACAGCCCTTAAACAGACCAGACTTCAAGCTGCTCAGGCGCGATATGATTACATGACAGCCATGTCGGATCTCAAGCTTAAGACAGGGGTATTGGGTAATGACGACGAGAGTTAG
- a CDS encoding efflux RND transporter permease subunit gives MNSLKPHVMEAHNTFLARLTETFIDSKITPLAIIASLLLGAFAIFFTPSEEEPQIVVPMIDVMVSMPGSTPKEIENRVIGPMEKLIWEIPGVEYVYSTAMPDQAMTVVRFKVGEDMEKSLVRVYDKLYAHLDWIPPGCSKPILKPHSIDDVPILAITLWGDGYDGSTLRRIATQLNDEIRAVNGVSETKIIGGLKRQARVILKPNALAGLSIDAADVVAALSSQNQASWISDISNNNQSFSLRLNNFFTDINDLEKTVIKVVDGKPIYLGQVAQIIDGPEEPTSYVMIGAGLGAEKKGVKIAPGALKEAVTIAISKRKGENATSIANTVLNKVEGLKGFILPSDVHVVVTRDYGETAKEKSNELLEHLALATISVAILMALLLGVQASLVVLVAIPVTLALTLFVYYIYGYTLNRVTLFALIFCIGILVDDPIVGVENIIRHLRLPFNKGRPIKDVIVNAVVEVGSPLILATFTVIVAILPLAFVRGLMGPYMRPMPIGASVAMFLSMIISFAITPWTAYHILKVKGEHKEETEGRITHIYRWAMGHLIKNVKWRWGFLSVMAVAFVLSCALIYLKVVKVKMLPFDNKNEFQVIIDMPNGTPLEQTTAVAEELGSYIATQSYVTDYEIYSGTAAPFNFNGLVRHYYLRKYANEADIQVNLLPKQMRKEESHLIVKKMRPRLTEIAQRYGARIKVVEIPPGPPVLQTLVAEIYGPNYEGQIEIAKKVKEIFKKTDGVVDVDWYMTDPQKELVLTVQKDKAMAAGISPERVAEVLKASVKGVQVGLLHDGNSKEDIPLIVRLPLSDRSSLQGIKDIRLRAANGEMVGLGELVTIKDSIINHPIYHKNLKPVVYVTGDVSGSEESPIYAILKMNKALSKLKTPDGERFEIYYTKQPFSTQHWSMKWDGEWHITYEVFRDMGAAFAVVIVLIFILVVGWFHSYSVPLVILSPIPLSLIGILPAHALMGAFFTATSMIGFIAGAGIVVRNSIILVDFIELRLKEGMPLAEAVIDAGAVRFRPMLLTSSAVVVGSFVILFDPIFQGLAISLMSGEIAATIFSRMVVPVLYYLDHRMKQEGRLVL, from the coding sequence TTGAATAGTCTTAAACCCCACGTCATGGAGGCGCATAATACCTTCCTGGCAAGGCTTACAGAGACATTCATCGATTCTAAGATTACCCCGCTTGCCATCATTGCAAGCCTCCTTCTCGGGGCGTTTGCAATTTTTTTCACGCCGAGCGAAGAAGAACCCCAAATTGTAGTACCCATGATAGACGTGATGGTCTCTATGCCAGGTTCGACCCCAAAAGAGATCGAAAATAGGGTCATAGGCCCTATGGAAAAACTCATCTGGGAAATCCCTGGCGTCGAGTATGTCTATTCCACCGCTATGCCCGACCAGGCCATGACTGTGGTCAGGTTCAAGGTCGGGGAGGATATGGAAAAGAGCCTGGTCAGGGTCTATGACAAGCTCTATGCCCACCTTGACTGGATCCCGCCAGGCTGTAGCAAGCCCATCCTGAAACCTCATTCTATAGACGACGTCCCGATACTTGCCATCACCCTGTGGGGAGATGGCTATGACGGCTCCACCTTAAGGCGCATAGCGACTCAGCTTAATGACGAGATACGCGCGGTCAATGGGGTAAGCGAGACGAAGATCATAGGGGGTCTCAAAAGACAGGCCAGGGTGATCCTTAAGCCCAATGCCCTTGCCGGCCTTTCAATTGATGCGGCAGACGTAGTAGCCGCCCTTTCGTCCCAGAATCAGGCCTCCTGGATATCCGACATCTCTAACAACAACCAGAGCTTTTCCCTCAGGCTCAATAATTTCTTTACTGATATAAACGACCTTGAAAAGACGGTCATCAAGGTCGTGGACGGTAAACCGATTTATCTCGGCCAAGTGGCCCAGATAATAGATGGCCCTGAAGAACCCACATCCTATGTAATGATAGGCGCCGGCCTTGGGGCTGAAAAAAAGGGTGTAAAGATCGCCCCTGGTGCATTAAAAGAGGCGGTGACAATAGCCATATCCAAACGTAAAGGTGAGAACGCCACATCCATCGCTAACACCGTACTCAATAAGGTAGAGGGGCTAAAGGGTTTCATCCTCCCTTCAGACGTCCACGTGGTAGTGACACGGGATTACGGCGAAACCGCCAAGGAAAAGTCCAACGAGCTCCTTGAACATCTGGCGCTTGCCACTATATCTGTAGCCATCCTTATGGCCCTACTCCTTGGCGTTCAGGCAAGCCTCGTGGTACTCGTGGCCATCCCCGTGACCCTGGCCCTGACCCTTTTTGTCTATTACATCTATGGCTATACATTAAACAGAGTTACGCTCTTCGCCCTTATATTCTGCATCGGTATCCTAGTTGACGACCCTATAGTAGGCGTCGAGAATATCATCCGACATCTCCGTCTCCCCTTCAACAAAGGAAGGCCTATAAAGGATGTTATAGTCAATGCGGTCGTAGAGGTTGGAAGCCCCCTGATACTTGCCACCTTTACGGTAATAGTGGCCATCCTGCCCCTTGCCTTTGTAAGGGGATTAATGGGGCCTTACATGAGACCCATGCCGATCGGCGCCTCGGTCGCCATGTTTCTCTCAATGATCATCTCGTTTGCGATCACGCCTTGGACTGCTTACCACATCCTCAAGGTCAAAGGAGAGCACAAAGAAGAAACAGAGGGACGGATCACCCACATCTATCGCTGGGCCATGGGGCACCTTATCAAAAACGTCAAATGGCGCTGGGGCTTCCTCTCGGTGATGGCCGTTGCGTTTGTCCTATCGTGCGCCCTTATATATCTCAAGGTGGTAAAGGTAAAGATGCTCCCGTTCGATAACAAGAACGAATTTCAGGTCATAATCGACATGCCCAACGGCACCCCATTAGAACAGACTACGGCTGTCGCCGAGGAACTTGGGTCTTATATTGCAACCCAAAGCTATGTCACAGACTATGAGATATATTCAGGGACCGCCGCACCCTTTAATTTCAACGGCCTTGTAAGGCATTACTATCTAAGAAAGTATGCAAACGAGGCCGATATACAGGTAAACCTCCTTCCAAAACAAATGAGGAAGGAGGAGAGCCATTTGATAGTCAAAAAAATGAGGCCAAGACTAACCGAGATCGCACAAAGGTACGGGGCGCGCATAAAAGTGGTTGAGATTCCTCCTGGCCCGCCTGTACTCCAGACCCTGGTGGCCGAAATCTATGGCCCGAATTACGAGGGGCAGATAGAGATCGCAAAAAAGGTCAAAGAGATATTCAAAAAAACGGATGGCGTGGTGGATGTGGATTGGTACATGACCGATCCACAGAAGGAATTGGTGCTTACTGTACAAAAAGACAAGGCAATGGCCGCCGGAATATCGCCCGAAAGGGTCGCCGAGGTCCTCAAGGCCTCGGTCAAGGGTGTCCAAGTCGGGCTTCTTCATGACGGCAACAGCAAAGAAGACATACCACTGATCGTGAGGCTTCCGCTTTCCGACAGATCTTCGCTGCAAGGCATCAAGGATATCAGGCTGAGGGCTGCAAACGGTGAAATGGTCGGACTTGGGGAGCTGGTCACCATAAAAGATTCTATAATAAACCACCCAATCTACCACAAAAACCTCAAACCAGTAGTTTATGTGACGGGCGATGTCTCAGGCTCGGAAGAGAGTCCTATTTATGCCATACTTAAGATGAACAAGGCCCTTTCCAAGCTCAAGACCCCCGATGGCGAAAGGTTTGAAATTTACTATACCAAACAGCCGTTTTCCACACAGCACTGGTCCATGAAGTGGGACGGCGAGTGGCATATAACATATGAGGTATTCAGGGATATGGGCGCGGCGTTCGCAGTGGTGATCGTGCTCATCTTCATCCTTGTGGTGGGTTGGTTCCATTCCTATTCCGTGCCCCTGGTCATTCTTTCTCCGATACCGCTCTCCCTCATAGGCATCCTTCCGGCACACGCCCTCATGGGGGCCTTTTTCACCGCCACATCCATGATAGGTTTTATCGCAGGCGCAGGTATTGTCGTGCGGAACTCCATTATTCTAGTTGACTTTATAGAATTAAGGCTCAAGGAGGGGATGCCCCTCGCCGAGGCGGTCATAGATGCAGGCGCCGTGAGATTCAGACCGATGCTCCTGACATCTTCAGCGGTTGTAGTAGGTTCCTTTGTCATACTCTTTGATCCAATCTTCCAAGGGCTTGCCATATCGCTCATGTCAGGCGAGATAGCGGCCACGATCTTTTCTCGTATGGTAGTCCCAGTGCTTTACTACCTTGACCACAGGATGAAGCAGGAAGGAAGACTGGTCCTTTAG